From Etheostoma cragini isolate CJK2018 unplaced genomic scaffold, CSU_Ecrag_1.0 ScbMSFa_3152, whole genome shotgun sequence, the proteins below share one genomic window:
- the LOC117940741 gene encoding dual specificity protein phosphatase 14-like, translated as SEGLSLRRAHEVVLDQRPFIRPNAGFWLQLLDYERSLFGKTSVRMARTSAGVLPEALQDTGTTGGDTGTTGAYCINI; from the coding sequence GTCTGAGGGTCTGAGCCTGAGGCGAGCCCATGAAGTGGTCCTGGATCAGCGTCCGTTCATCAGGCCCAACGCCGGGTTCTGGCTCCAGCTGCTGGACTACGAGCGCTCGCTGTTTGGCAAGACCAGCGTCCGGATGGCGAGGACGTCGGCCGGTGTCCTGCCTGAAGCCCTGCAGGACACCGGGACCACCGGGGGGGACACCGGGACCACCGGGGCGTACTGCATTAACATCTG